A part of Maridesulfovibrio hydrothermalis AM13 = DSM 14728 genomic DNA contains:
- a CDS encoding lysophospholipid acyltransferase family protein, with the protein MTIFFSLIAMASRTQKSAHWCERNWGKMTSWLTGSIDDVDLSALDKNETYVFMVNHQSFYDIPLLFNHLAPWEFKFVAKKSLFEFPIFGHAMSATNHISIDRTNRRQGMKDIQHAVEVAAGGNCPLIFPEGTRNPDPARLLPFKTGGMVLALRCQKPIAPIVIYGANEVCKKGSLFMHPYRKIKIKALPPIDISEYTVRDRVELRDKLQAAMDAAYAELKNE; encoded by the coding sequence ATGACCATCTTTTTCTCTTTGATCGCAATGGCATCACGCACCCAGAAAAGCGCACACTGGTGCGAACGCAACTGGGGTAAAATGACATCATGGCTTACCGGAAGCATAGATGACGTTGACCTCAGTGCTCTTGATAAAAATGAAACTTACGTTTTCATGGTCAACCACCAGAGCTTTTATGATATTCCATTGCTTTTCAACCATCTCGCCCCGTGGGAATTCAAATTTGTTGCCAAAAAATCACTCTTTGAGTTTCCGATATTCGGGCACGCCATGAGTGCTACCAATCATATCTCCATCGACAGAACCAACCGCAGACAGGGAATGAAAGACATTCAGCACGCGGTAGAAGTGGCTGCCGGCGGAAACTGCCCGCTCATTTTTCCCGAGGGGACAAGAAACCCTGATCCAGCCCGGCTTCTGCCTTTTAAAACAGGTGGAATGGTGCTCGCTCTCAGATGCCAGAAGCCTATTGCACCAATTGTCATATACGGCGCAAATGAAGTTTGTAAAAAAGGGAGCCTGTTTATGCACCCTTACAGGAAAATTAAAATTAAAGCCCTGCCCCCTATCGATATTTCTGAATATACCGTGCGCGACAGAGTTGAACTTAGAGATAAACTGCAAGCAGCTATGGATGCGGCTTACGCGGAGTTAAAAAATGAGTGA